One part of the Magallana gigas chromosome 5, xbMagGiga1.1, whole genome shotgun sequence genome encodes these proteins:
- the LOC105330575 gene encoding receptor-binding cancer antigen expressed on SiSo cells — protein sequence MIKVIWNVIKKIFGILLTILSPLKRLICRRKRRTSDTILPMSNHYSIPQDFNQMPANTEEEFQAWDDWDSESKRIASNGLAGNSWTKKDSLEEEDDIDFFSDMTPRIKKQKKVYIGGNTSSSQSNANKFALSADVPINHGSELGSWEDTENAWGEESLEDLSWQADEAIKQSRKSEQQRRLQEHARRKMEKEQGRSKKDSSFAAVRLSS from the exons ATGATTAAAGTGATTTGGAATGTCAtaaagaagatttttggaattttacTGACAATACTCTCCCCACTGAAAAGACTAATATGCAGAAGAAAGAGACGCACCTCAGACACGATTTTACCAATGTCAAACCATTACTCAATTCCGCAAGATTTCAACCAAATGCCTGCAAATACTGAA GAAGAGTTTCAAGCCTGGGATGACTGGGACTCGGAATCAAAGAGAATAGCGTCCAATGGACTGGCGGGAAATTCCTGGACAAAGAAGGACTCCCTGGAAGAAGAGGATGATATTGATTTCTTTTCAGACATGACGCCAagaataaaaaagcaaaaaaag GTTTATATTGGAGGAAATACATCATCTTCTCAGTCCAATGCCAATAAATTTGCGCTTTCTGCAGATGTACCCATAAATCAT GGTTCAGAGCTAGGGTCTTGGGAGGACACAGAGAATGCGTGGGGGGAGGAGTCTTTGGAGGATCTGTCATGGCAGGCTGACGAAGCCATCAAACAGAGCAGGAAGTCGGAGCAGCAGAGACGACTACAGGAACACGCGCGACGGAAAATGGAAAAAGAGCAGGGCCGCAGCAAAAAAGACAGTTCATTTGCTGCCGTCAGGCTAAGCTCTTGA
- the LOC105330574 gene encoding protein LKAAEAR1, protein MPSLPPLDDNGAGGKFKPQNRKKVDQHDLKKMAPVQRSRYLAYEDPPKEISDAMGATKKRLLEKRRVMTRINQDLPEEEIDERDKHAKLIGQLKAAEARNRLRIMRLRYQANRAQEISHLIACQPTALKAVRLQALVPSYPEREDRKDKLDKLERVRVERLLEDAQGLLTNRVH, encoded by the exons ATGCCG AGTTTACCTCCCTTGGATGATAATGGGGCTGGAGGCAAGTTTAAGCCACAGAACAGAAAAAAAGTGGACCAACATGACCTAAAGAAAATGGCACCTGTACAACGAAGCAGATACCTTGCA TATGAAGATCCTCCAAAAGAAATATCAGATGCCATGGGAGCCACAAAAAAGAGACTCCTGGAGAAGAGAAGAGTCATGACGAG AATTAATCAGGATCTGCCAGAAGAAGAAATTGATGAGAGAGATAAACATGCGAAACTTATTGGTCAGCTCAA aGCTGCAGAGGCAAGAAATAGGTTGAGAATAATGAGATTGAGATATCAAGCTAATCGG GCTCAGGAAATCAGTCATCTTATTGCGTGTCAGCCCACAGCACTGAAAGCTGTACGCCTACAGGCATTAGTCCCATCGTACCCAGAGAGGGAAGACAGGAAAGATAAATTGGATAAATTGGAG AGAGTACGAGTGGAGCGGCTACTGGAGGATGCACAAGGTCTGCTGACCAACAGAGTTCACTGA